The sequence TAGAGAAATCGGTGTTTCGCAAACAATGCCAATTTCGACGGGACTTCAACTGATTGGGACATCTTTAATAGGAGTTTTTCTTTTTGGAGAATGGGTATCAACTAATGCTAAAATTTTTGGCTTTTTAGGAATTATTCTTTTGATTATTGGCGTTTTCTTGACGGCTAAAAAAGATCAAAAGAGTTCTTCGACAAACAATCAAACCAGAACCTTAGTGATGTTAATTTTAACGACAATAGGTTTTCTAGTCTATAATTCCATTCCTAAAGCTATGACATCTTCCGGGCTAGCCATCTTTTTCCCAGAATCAGTGGGTATGGTAATAGCGGTACTACTCTATATAATATTCACCCGTCAGCCAAAAATATTGAAAGAAAAGTCTAGTTGGCAAAGTTTACTAGCAGGATTCATCTTTTCAATTGCTTCGGTTACTTATATCTTGTCAGTTCGTGACAACGGTGTTAATTCGGCCTTTGTCGTTTCGCAACTATCAGTAGTTATTTCTACTATTGGTGGTATGGTTTTCTTGCGTGAAACGAAAAGTCGACATGAATTACAATTAACGATTTTTGGGTTAGTATTGATTGTTATAGGGGCCGTTGTTACCACATTATTTTAAATTTTGGAGGAATCAATTATGTACAAAGATTTGAATAAAAAAATTGCTGTAATCACTGGTGGCTCAAAAGGAATTGGAACGGCCATTTCTGAAAGATTCGGTAAAGAACATATGTCAGTTGTAATCAATTATCACAGTGATGAAAAAGGTGCTCAAGAAGCTGCTACAGCTGTAGAAAAAAATGGTGGTAAGGCTGTTATCGTTCAAGCCGATGTTTCGACTGAAGAAGGTAATCAAAAATTACTTCAAGCTGCTTTAGATAATTTCGGCGATTTGGATGTTTGGGTCAACAATGCTGGTATGGAAATCAAATCAGCTACCCATGAACTATCACTTGATGACTGGAACAAGATGGTTGCCATTGATCAAACTGGTGTCTTCTTAGGTTCTAAAACTGCCTTAGCTTATTTCAAAAAGAATAATAAAAAAGGCAATATTATCAACATGTCATCAGTTCATGAACAAATTCCATGGCCAACATTTGCTGGATATGCAGCTGCTAAGGGTGGCGTAAAATTGTTCACTAAGACAATAGCAATGGAATATGCTAAAGATGGTATTCGTGTCAATGCTATTGGATCTGGTGCTATCAATACGCCAATCAATGCTAAGAAATTTGCTGACAAAGAACAATATGACCAAACTGTTTCTATGGTTCCAATGAACCGAATCGGTAAACCCGAAGAAGTAGCTGCCGGTGCTGCATGGTTAGCTTCTGATGAATCAAGTTATGTTACAGGAACAACATTATTCATTGATGGTGGGATGACACTTTATCCAGCATTTATGAATGGTCAAGGATAATAAATGTTTTTAAAGATGCGAAAGCATCTTTTTTTTTGCAAAAAAATAAATTAAATGCTTGTGCTGGAGCTGACTCCAGGATATAAAGTATGTTTATTCTTTGATGGAAAGGAATAATCATATGAATTCAGTAATAATTAACGACGATGGTAGTTTTTCTGATAAACCGATGGGAGAACTATATCCAACTGGCTCAGATATTTTGGTAAAAGTTAAAGCAATTTCAATCAATCCAGTTGATATAAAAAAGAATCCCCACACTGCTAATTCTAGAGTTCTAGGATTTGATGCAGCAGGCGTAGTTATTGAAGCCGGATCTAAAGTAAATAAATTTCATAAAGACGATTTAGTTTTTTATTCTGGAACAACACAAAGAGCTGGAAGTTATGCTGATGAACAATTAGTTGATGAAAATCTCGTATCTTTAGCTCCTAATAATAATTTTAATGATTTAGCCGCAATGCCATTAACTTGGTTGACCGCAGCGGAAATTTTATTTGAAAAATTAAATTACTCTCAGAATCCTGCAGATAATAATAATGAAACCATTTTAGTAATCAACGGTGCTGGTGGAGTTGGCTCAATTTTGACCCAATTAGCGCATTTGATTGGTTTAAAAGTAGTAGCAACTAGTAGTCCTAAAAATTATCAATGGTTAAAGAAGAACCATGTCGACTATCAAATTGATTACCATAAAGACTTAGTTCAACAGATTAATGATTTAGGTTTAACAATCGACAACAGTATTAATTTATTCGATACAGGACGATATTTTGACGAAACAGTGGAATTAGTTCGCCCATTTGGACATTTGGTCAATATTACGGGAACTAATACACCAGTTGATGTTAGAAAATTACAACAGAAATCATTGAGCTTTGATTGGGAATTGATGTTTACCAAGAGTAAATATAATTACCGTACTCAAAGTCAAGGTGAACTATTGAATTTACTCGGTGAACTTATATCAGAAAATAAGATTCATTCCACAAGAACTAAGACTATAAAGGCGCCACTCAATGCTGAAACAATAAAAAAAGCACATGAGATTGTTGGTGGACACCATATGGTCGGAAAATTAGTAATAGAAAATCAAACAAACATTTAAGGAGAAAATTAATATGAAATCAATTAATTGGTCTACAGAATATTTACCAGGAACAACAGATAACTTCGTCTCAAATGAAGTTATCAGTAATCAAGTCGACATCGACACAGTTTGGAGTAATTTAGTTGATACGTCTAAATGGGAAACTTATTACGACAATGCCACAAATATCGTTTTAAGTGATAAATCTAGTTCTTTATTAAAATTTGCCGAAAAATTTCATTTTGACACTTTTGGATTCCCAATTGATGCTCAAGTAATGGAATTAGTCAAACCAGTTGATGGAAAAACTGCTAGATTGGCATGGCACGGTTGGCAAAATGGTGATGAAGATACTCAATTCGATGTTTATCATGCTTTTTTGATTGAAAAATTAGATGATGGTCGAATTAGAATAATTACCCAAGAATCACAAATTGAGAAACCCGCTAAAGATTTAGCAAAACGGGATCCTAATCCAATGTTGAACGGTCATCAAAAGTGGCTAGATGGTTTGATCAATATTTCTAAAAAATAATAAGGAGTAAATTAATATGACAAAAACATGGTTAATAACAGGAACTTCAAGTGGATTTGGTAAAGAATTGGCACAAATAGTGGCCGCTAATGTTGATAATAATTTAATCGCAACTGCCAGAAAGATGTCAGATTTAGATTATTTAGATAAATACGATGATAGTAAAATTCTTAAAGTGATTTTGGATGTAACTGATACACCTAAGATTAAAGATGTTGTTAAGAGTGCATATGACCGTTTCGGAAAAATTGATGTCTTAGTTAATAACGCTGGTTTAGGATATTTCTCTACTATTGAAGAGAGTGATATGCAACAAGTTCATTATATGTTTGATGTTAATGTTTTTGGATTAGCAAATATGACTAATGCAGTTCTACCTATCATGAGAAAACAAAAGAACGGAATCATTGTTAATTTGTCTTCAGCTTTGGCATTGACGACACTACCTACAATGGGTTTTTACAGTGCTACTAAATATGCTGTGGAAGGATATTCTGATACTCTTCGTCAAGAAGTTAGTGACCTTGGTATCCAAGTAATGAATGTTGAACCTAGTGGAGCTAGAACCAATTGGTCTGGTCGTTCTTCTAAGAAAGTCAAACCAACGATTAATGACTATCAAAAATTCTCAGATGACATTAATAGCGTTCCTGATTCTGTTACATCGGCACCCGGAGATCCACAAAAAATTGCTCAAGTGATTTATAATCAAGTTATAAACGGAAAAGAATTACCTAAACACCTACCATTAGGACAATTTGCTTTTGAGGGTGGTATTAGTAATTTAGAGAGCATAGTTGATGAAATAAAGAGTCGACGTGATCTTTCTGTATCAACAGATGATTAATGAGGTTAACAAAATGACTTATAGCATTGGTCAAGTTTCTAAAATATTAGGTGTAACGATTGACACTATTCGTTACTATGACAAGTCTGGTATATTGCCATTTGTTAAGAGAAATGAAATTGGTAGAAGAGAATTTACTGATAATGATATTCACTTAATGAGGACAATAGTTTGTTTAAAAAATGCTGGCGTATCAGTCGCTGATATTTCTAAATTTATCAACTTCAGATTACAAGGTGATAGTACTTTAACTAAAAGGTACAATCTTTTAGAGGAACATAGAAAAGACCTCCAACAACAAATAACAGATTTACAAGATACGATGAGTTATTTGAAATTTAAAGAATGGTATTATAAGACTGCAGTCGATGCAGGTACGGAAACCATTCATTTTGTGAAAGGTACAAATGAGGTTATTCCAAATTTAGCAGAAGAGTATACTAAACACTTGAAAGATGAAAACAATTTGGATGAACTTAAAAGATTTTCTAATGTTAAAGATTATCGTAATAAATAAGAAGATTCATCAATTGATGAGTCTTTTTTGTGTTTATAATTGGCTTGAGGGGGCAATATTATGACAACAATAGTAATCGGTGCAGATAGTGGTGTCGGTTTGGAAGTCGCAAAATCATACGGACAACATGGTCAAAAAATAGTCTTAGTATCACGCGACCAAAATAAGCTGGATACTGCTACTAAAGAATTACGTAAAGAACATATTGCGGCCGCTAACTATGCCTGTGATGTCAACGATTTTGCAGGTACAGATAAAATGATTCAACAATTAATTATGCGAGATGGGAAAATTAATAACTTAGTTTTTAACGTTGGCAATAAACATTTAGATAATGCATTATCCAGTACAGTCGGTTTAATTGGGGATATTTTTGAAACTAATGTTTTAAGTGCTATCAATGCGGCCAAATCCTTTATTGAGAGTACTAATCCAAATTTGCCACGTTCGATAATTTTCACTGGTGGTGGAGCAGCTATTCGTCCATCCGATAAGGCTTCAACATTGTCTTTGACCAAGGCCGCTTTGAGAAGTTACGCCTATACTTTGCATAAAGAAGTTGCTTCTGATGATATTTTTGTTGGATTGGTAACTATTCAAGGAATC comes from Companilactobacillus pabuli and encodes:
- a CDS encoding SRPBCC domain-containing protein, which gives rise to MKSINWSTEYLPGTTDNFVSNEVISNQVDIDTVWSNLVDTSKWETYYDNATNIVLSDKSSSLLKFAEKFHFDTFGFPIDAQVMELVKPVDGKTARLAWHGWQNGDEDTQFDVYHAFLIEKLDDGRIRIITQESQIEKPAKDLAKRDPNPMLNGHQKWLDGLINISKK
- a CDS encoding glucose-1-dehydrogenase; the protein is MYKDLNKKIAVITGGSKGIGTAISERFGKEHMSVVINYHSDEKGAQEAATAVEKNGGKAVIVQADVSTEEGNQKLLQAALDNFGDLDVWVNNAGMEIKSATHELSLDDWNKMVAIDQTGVFLGSKTALAYFKKNNKKGNIINMSSVHEQIPWPTFAGYAAAKGGVKLFTKTIAMEYAKDGIRVNAIGSGAINTPINAKKFADKEQYDQTVSMVPMNRIGKPEEVAAGAAWLASDESSYVTGTTLFIDGGMTLYPAFMNGQG
- a CDS encoding GRP family sugar transporter → MSIILMLLPALAWGILPLAVSKINGKPINQIFGTAVGTLIVSIVVLLIMRPSISIGTFLLAALAGGFWIIGQLGQYNAYREIGVSQTMPISTGLQLIGTSLIGVFLFGEWVSTNAKIFGFLGIILLIIGVFLTAKKDQKSSSTNNQTRTLVMLILTTIGFLVYNSIPKAMTSSGLAIFFPESVGMVIAVLLYIIFTRQPKILKEKSSWQSLLAGFIFSIASVTYILSVRDNGVNSAFVVSQLSVVISTIGGMVFLRETKSRHELQLTIFGLVLIVIGAVVTTLF
- a CDS encoding SDR family NAD(P)-dependent oxidoreductase; its protein translation is MTKTWLITGTSSGFGKELAQIVAANVDNNLIATARKMSDLDYLDKYDDSKILKVILDVTDTPKIKDVVKSAYDRFGKIDVLVNNAGLGYFSTIEESDMQQVHYMFDVNVFGLANMTNAVLPIMRKQKNGIIVNLSSALALTTLPTMGFYSATKYAVEGYSDTLRQEVSDLGIQVMNVEPSGARTNWSGRSSKKVKPTINDYQKFSDDINSVPDSVTSAPGDPQKIAQVIYNQVINGKELPKHLPLGQFAFEGGISNLESIVDEIKSRRDLSVSTDD
- a CDS encoding MerR family transcriptional regulator: MTYSIGQVSKILGVTIDTIRYYDKSGILPFVKRNEIGRREFTDNDIHLMRTIVCLKNAGVSVADISKFINFRLQGDSTLTKRYNLLEEHRKDLQQQITDLQDTMSYLKFKEWYYKTAVDAGTETIHFVKGTNEVIPNLAEEYTKHLKDENNLDELKRFSNVKDYRNK
- a CDS encoding zinc-binding dehydrogenase, whose translation is MNSVIINDDGSFSDKPMGELYPTGSDILVKVKAISINPVDIKKNPHTANSRVLGFDAAGVVIEAGSKVNKFHKDDLVFYSGTTQRAGSYADEQLVDENLVSLAPNNNFNDLAAMPLTWLTAAEILFEKLNYSQNPADNNNETILVINGAGGVGSILTQLAHLIGLKVVATSSPKNYQWLKKNHVDYQIDYHKDLVQQINDLGLTIDNSINLFDTGRYFDETVELVRPFGHLVNITGTNTPVDVRKLQQKSLSFDWELMFTKSKYNYRTQSQGELLNLLGELISENKIHSTRTKTIKAPLNAETIKKAHEIVGGHHMVGKLVIENQTNI
- a CDS encoding SDR family NAD(P)-dependent oxidoreductase codes for the protein MTTIVIGADSGVGLEVAKSYGQHGQKIVLVSRDQNKLDTATKELRKEHIAAANYACDVNDFAGTDKMIQQLIMRDGKINNLVFNVGNKHLDNALSSTVGLIGDIFETNVLSAINAAKSFIESTNPNLPRSIIFTGGGAAIRPSDKASTLSLTKAALRSYAYTLHKEVASDDIFVGLVTIQGIIGSSDQMAPDKIAQTYWDLLEKRDQVEAFYPQHVSHSEFE